A single window of Marinobacter sp. LA51 DNA harbors:
- a CDS encoding formate dehydrogenase subunit gamma — translation MNLKLLGAALVVLAALVSNPLWAEEASAGDRTATGGAQTLEDIMARQQQLKVDESFRSENLGNPANAAPINDQLGTNGGRSDADIWRGLRYNEADVRTQAQTPAATVLIQDGGMPWYKLREGPLITYGGLALLGMIALLTVFYFIRGRIKIDGGPAGTTIERFKAIERFGHWLLAGSFIALGITGLITLMGRSFLIPVLGPEAYATLAAGSKWLHNNIAWAFMLGLVMTFCMWVVHNIPNKLDWQWIKAGGGIFTKSHPPAKKFNAGQKIIFWTVMLLGFSVSLSGLSLLFPFEMPMFAKTFGIVNSVLGTDLPAVLTPHEEMQYANIWHSIVAFVMMVAIIAHIYIGSVGMEGAFDAMGNGRVDVEWARQHHDLWVAEVEAKQGKGGSS, via the coding sequence ATGAATCTAAAACTCTTAGGTGCCGCCCTGGTTGTCTTGGCAGCACTGGTCTCCAACCCGCTTTGGGCGGAAGAGGCCTCGGCGGGTGATCGGACCGCCACCGGGGGTGCACAAACTCTCGAAGACATCATGGCCCGTCAGCAGCAACTGAAAGTCGACGAAAGCTTTCGATCTGAAAACCTGGGGAATCCCGCTAACGCCGCACCCATCAACGATCAGTTGGGTACCAACGGTGGCCGCTCGGATGCCGACATCTGGCGCGGCTTACGCTATAACGAAGCGGACGTCAGAACCCAGGCCCAAACACCTGCAGCTACTGTCCTGATTCAGGACGGAGGCATGCCCTGGTACAAACTGCGTGAAGGGCCCTTGATCACCTACGGTGGTCTTGCGTTGTTAGGCATGATCGCGCTGTTAACGGTGTTTTATTTCATTCGTGGCAGAATCAAAATCGATGGTGGCCCAGCCGGCACCACGATTGAACGCTTCAAGGCCATCGAACGCTTTGGCCACTGGTTGCTAGCTGGCTCGTTTATCGCCCTGGGTATAACGGGGCTGATCACGTTGATGGGGCGCAGCTTCCTGATCCCCGTTCTGGGGCCGGAGGCCTATGCAACTCTGGCTGCCGGTTCCAAGTGGCTACACAACAACATCGCCTGGGCCTTTATGTTGGGCCTGGTAATGACGTTCTGCATGTGGGTGGTACACAACATCCCGAACAAGCTGGATTGGCAGTGGATTAAGGCTGGCGGCGGTATCTTTACCAAGTCTCATCCCCCGGCGAAGAAATTCAATGCCGGCCAGAAGATCATTTTCTGGACTGTGATGTTGCTGGGCTTTTCTGTCTCCTTGTCGGGCCTATCCCTTCTGTTCCCGTTTGAAATGCCCATGTTTGCCAAGACATTTGGCATCGTTAACAGCGTCTTGGGAACGGATTTGCCAGCGGTTCTGACACCGCACGAAGAGATGCAATACGCCAACATCTGGCACTCGATTGTGGCGTTCGTGATGATGGTGGCCATCATTGCTCACATCTACATTGGATCGGTCGGTATGGAAGGTGCCTTCGACGCCATGGGCAACGGTCGGGTTGACGTGGAGTGGGCGCGCCAGCACCACGACCTGTGGGTCGCTGAGGTCGAAGCCAAACAAGGCAAAGGAGGTTCATCATGA
- the fdh3B gene encoding formate dehydrogenase FDH3 subunit beta, producing the protein MALEGQARAKFLCDAERCIECNACVTACKNEHEVPWGINRRRVVTVEDGKPGERSISVACMHCSDAPCMAVCPVDCFYQTEDGVVLHSKDLCIGCGYCFYACPFGAPQFPQAGNFGSRGKMDKCTFCAGGPEEDNSTAEFNKYGRNRIAEGKLPICAEMCSTKALLAGDGNDVADIYRQRVVNRGFGSGAWGWGTAYEKKGA; encoded by the coding sequence ATGGCACTTGAAGGACAAGCAAGAGCGAAATTCCTTTGCGACGCCGAGCGCTGCATCGAATGTAATGCCTGCGTGACGGCCTGTAAGAATGAGCATGAGGTCCCCTGGGGCATCAACCGTCGACGCGTAGTAACCGTCGAAGACGGCAAACCTGGCGAGCGCTCGATCTCGGTAGCCTGCATGCACTGCTCAGACGCGCCTTGCATGGCCGTTTGCCCAGTGGATTGCTTCTACCAGACCGAGGACGGCGTGGTGTTGCACTCCAAGGATCTGTGTATCGGTTGTGGGTATTGTTTCTACGCCTGCCCCTTCGGCGCGCCTCAGTTCCCCCAGGCGGGCAACTTTGGCAGCCGGGGCAAGATGGACAAATGTACGTTCTGTGCAGGTGGTCCGGAAGAAGACAACTCCACGGCTGAATTCAACAAATACGGACGCAACCGCATCGCCGAGGGCAAGCTGCCGATCTGTGCAGAGATGTGCTCAACCAAGGCCCTGCTGGCTGGTGACGGCAACGATGTAGCGGACATCTATCGCCAACGCGTGGTGAACCGTGGCTTCGGTTCGGGCGCATGGGGATGGGGCACAGCCTACGAGAAGAAGGGTGCATAA